The bacterium DNA window AACAATAATGGAAAGCAACAAAGATCAAAATAACGAAGATATAAAAATTGCACTTGAGAAGATGCACAAAGCATTTCCCAAGGCGGTAGATACGCTCATAGAACTTTTGGCAAGCAAAAACGAGGGCGTAAAACTTCAGGCAG harbors:
- a CDS encoding armadillo/beta-catenin-like repeat-containing protein is translated as MESNKDQNNEDIKIALEKMHKAFPKAVDTLIELLASKNEGVKLQAARAIRDLILGKFNK